In one Myotis daubentonii chromosome 1, mMyoDau2.1, whole genome shotgun sequence genomic region, the following are encoded:
- the DMAC2L gene encoding ATP synthase subunit s, mitochondrial isoform X3, translating into MMLFGKISWQLCGLKKLPWSCDYRYFWGWLNAVFNKVDRERIKEVGPERAASEWLLRCGAMVRYHGQERWQKDYNNLPTGPLDKYKIQAIDATDSCIMNIGFDHLEGLQHVEKIRLCKCHYIEDDCLERISQLENLQKSLLEMEIISCGNVTDKGIIALQKLRNLRYLLLSDLPGIREKENLVKIFKALLPYLELKLDLKQNNNHQ; encoded by the exons ATGATGCTGTTTGGAAAAATTTCCTGGCAGTTGTGTGGCTTAAAGAAACTCCCATGGTCATGTGACTACAGATACTTCTGGGGCTGGTTGAATGCAGTGTTTAATAA AGTAGATCGTGAACGCATCAAGGAAGTTGGCCCCGAAAGGGCGGCCTCCGAGTGGCTGCTTCGCTGTGGGGCCATGGTACGCTATCatggccaggagaggtggcagaaGGACTACAACAACCTCCCAACAGGCCCTCTGGACAAATACAAGATCCAGGCCATCGATGCCACTGACTCTTGTATCATGAACATTGGATTTGATCACCTTG AGGGCCTACAGCATGTTGAAAAAATAAGGCTATGCAAGTGTCATTATATCGAGGATGACTGTTTGGAGAGAATTAGTCAACTTGAAAATTTACAAAAAAGTTTGTTGgaaatggaaataatttcatgTGGGAATGTCACAGACAAAGGCATCATTGCTTTGCAAAAATTAAG aaacCTCAGGTATTTGTTGCTAAGTGATCTTCCTGgaataagagagaaagaaaaccttGTTAAAATCTTTAAGGCATTACTACCTTATCTGGAACTAAAATTAGACTTGAAGCAAAATAATAATCATCAATAA
- the DMAC2L gene encoding ATP synthase subunit s, mitochondrial isoform X2, whose protein sequence is MNGWMDGRRWHLNKVLKLDQMMLFGKISWQLCGLKKLPWSCDYRYFWGWLNAVFNKVDRERIKEVGPERAASEWLLRCGAMVRYHGQERWQKDYNNLPTGPLDKYKIQAIDATDSCIMNIGFDHLEGLQHVEKIRLCKCHYIEDDCLERISQLENLQKSLLEMEIISCGNVTDKGIIALQKLRNLRYLLLSDLPGIREKENLVKIFKALLPYLELKLDLKQNNNHQ, encoded by the exons atgaatggatggatggatggacgaagATGGCATTTGAATAAGGTCTTGAAGTTGG ATCAAATGATGCTGTTTGGAAAAATTTCCTGGCAGTTGTGTGGCTTAAAGAAACTCCCATGGTCATGTGACTACAGATACTTCTGGGGCTGGTTGAATGCAGTGTTTAATAA AGTAGATCGTGAACGCATCAAGGAAGTTGGCCCCGAAAGGGCGGCCTCCGAGTGGCTGCTTCGCTGTGGGGCCATGGTACGCTATCatggccaggagaggtggcagaaGGACTACAACAACCTCCCAACAGGCCCTCTGGACAAATACAAGATCCAGGCCATCGATGCCACTGACTCTTGTATCATGAACATTGGATTTGATCACCTTG AGGGCCTACAGCATGTTGAAAAAATAAGGCTATGCAAGTGTCATTATATCGAGGATGACTGTTTGGAGAGAATTAGTCAACTTGAAAATTTACAAAAAAGTTTGTTGgaaatggaaataatttcatgTGGGAATGTCACAGACAAAGGCATCATTGCTTTGCAAAAATTAAG aaacCTCAGGTATTTGTTGCTAAGTGATCTTCCTGgaataagagagaaagaaaaccttGTTAAAATCTTTAAGGCATTACTACCTTATCTGGAACTAAAATTAGACTTGAAGCAAAATAATAATCATCAATAA
- the DMAC2L gene encoding ATP synthase subunit s, mitochondrial isoform X1, which produces MRRAPSLHVGGLPVTNGRARRRAKGRPAQPYTPGRALAPFRRRNQMMLFGKISWQLCGLKKLPWSCDYRYFWGWLNAVFNKVDRERIKEVGPERAASEWLLRCGAMVRYHGQERWQKDYNNLPTGPLDKYKIQAIDATDSCIMNIGFDHLEGLQHVEKIRLCKCHYIEDDCLERISQLENLQKSLLEMEIISCGNVTDKGIIALQKLRNLRYLLLSDLPGIREKENLVKIFKALLPYLELKLDLKQNNNHQ; this is translated from the exons ATGAGGCGCGCGCCTTCGCTCCACGTGGGAGGGCTGCCAGTGACCAATGGGCGCGCGCGGCGGAGGGCGAAGGGCAGGCCGGCGCAGCCGTACACGCCGGGACGCGCGCTCGCTCCCTTCCGGCGACGCA ATCAAATGATGCTGTTTGGAAAAATTTCCTGGCAGTTGTGTGGCTTAAAGAAACTCCCATGGTCATGTGACTACAGATACTTCTGGGGCTGGTTGAATGCAGTGTTTAATAA AGTAGATCGTGAACGCATCAAGGAAGTTGGCCCCGAAAGGGCGGCCTCCGAGTGGCTGCTTCGCTGTGGGGCCATGGTACGCTATCatggccaggagaggtggcagaaGGACTACAACAACCTCCCAACAGGCCCTCTGGACAAATACAAGATCCAGGCCATCGATGCCACTGACTCTTGTATCATGAACATTGGATTTGATCACCTTG AGGGCCTACAGCATGTTGAAAAAATAAGGCTATGCAAGTGTCATTATATCGAGGATGACTGTTTGGAGAGAATTAGTCAACTTGAAAATTTACAAAAAAGTTTGTTGgaaatggaaataatttcatgTGGGAATGTCACAGACAAAGGCATCATTGCTTTGCAAAAATTAAG aaacCTCAGGTATTTGTTGCTAAGTGATCTTCCTGgaataagagagaaagaaaaccttGTTAAAATCTTTAAGGCATTACTACCTTATCTGGAACTAAAATTAGACTTGAAGCAAAATAATAATCATCAATAA
- the LOC132234967 gene encoding ubiquitin carboxyl-terminal hydrolase 10-like isoform X1, producing MLWLSSPVNRYIFGDFSPDEFNQFFVTPRSSVELPPYNGSVLCGTQAADELPDGQEYQRIEFGVNEVIESNDTLQRTPNYSISSTLNPQAPEFILSCTTSKKTPDDIDKEANYSSIDCQYPGSALDLDGSSNAEAEVLENDGTSGGLGQRERKKKKKRPPGYYSYLKDGSEGNISPMVNGHASLTILNHICTEDVELMGDMPLLGTPRTCSSPQDSTDFVSGAVPGGSFPRALDSNARTAGPPEGCQGPNFEQSCLPAEADRDSLLRTAVAHPYVGTDTTENLGVTNGQILESLGEGSAANGMELHTVESTDSDPAKAESTSPPAEALASVAGTTPVSQPKSWASLFHDSKSSSSSPVASVETKYSLPATSPLVSEKQAEIKEGLVPVSEDPVAIKIAELLENVTLIHKPVSLQPRGLINKGNWCYINATLQALVACPPMYHLMKFIPLYSKVQRPCTSTPMIDSFVRLMNEFTNMPVPPKPRQALGDKIVRDIRPGAAFEPTYIYRLLTVIKSSLSEKGRQEDAEEYLGFILNGLHEEMLNLKKLLSPNNDKLPISNGPKSYSVNEEEQEEPGEGSEDEWEQVGPRNKTSVTRQADFVQTPITGIFGGHIRSVVYQQSSKESATLQPFFTLQLDIQSDKIRTVQDALESLVARESVQGYTTKTKQEVEISRRVTLEKLPPVLVLHLKRFVYEKTGGCQKLIKNIEYPVDLEISKELLSPGVKNKNFKCHRTYRLFAVVYHHGSSATGGHYTTDVFQIGLNGWLRIDDQLVKVINQYQVVKPAADRTAYLLYYRRVDLL from the coding sequence ATGCTGTGGTTGTCCTCTCCTGTGAATAGGTATATTTTTGGAGATTTTAGCCCTGATGAATTCAATCAATTCTTTGTGACTCCTCGCTCTTCAGTTGAGCTTCCTCCATACAATGGATCAGTTCTGTGTGGCACACAGGCTGCAGATGAACTACCTGATGGACAAGAATATCAGAGAATTGAGTTTGGTGTTAATGAAGTAATTGAATCCAATGACACTTTGCAGAGAACTCCCAACTACAGTATTTCAAGCACATTGAACCCTCAGGCCCCTGAATTTATTCTTAGTTGCACAACTTCCAAAAAGACCCCTGATGACATAGATAAAGAAGCCAACTACAGCTCCATTGACTGCCAGTACCCAGGCTCTGCCCTTGATCTGGATGGCAGTTCCAACGCAGAAGCGGAAGTTTTGGAAAACGATGGCACCTCGGGTGGTCTTGGACAAAGGGAgcgtaaaaagaagaaaaaacgtCCACCTGGATATTATAGTTACTTGAAAGATGGCAGCGAGGGTAATATTTCCCCCATGGTCAATGGCCATGCCAGTCTAACAATCCTGAACCACATATGCACAGAGGATGTAGAGTTGATGGGCGATATGCCCTTGCTGGGAACACCCAGGACTTGTAGCAGCCCTCAGGACTCCACAGACTTCGTCAGTGGCGCTGTGCCTGGAGGTTCTTTCCCTAGAGCCTTGGACAGCAATGCTAGGACTGCAGGGCCAcctgagggctgccaggggcCTAACTTTGAACAGTCCTGCCTTCCTGCAGAGGCTGACAGGGACAGCCTGTTGAGGACAGCTGTGGCTCACCCTTATGTTGGGACTGATACTACTGAAAACCTTGGCGTTACTAACGGACAAATACTTGAATCCTTGGGTGAGGGCTCAGCTGCCAATGGGATGGAGTTGCACACTGTCGAAAGCACGGACTCGGACCCAGCTAAGGCCGAGAGCACTTCCCCTCCCGCCGAGGCCCTGGCCTCTGTGGCGGGCACCACTCCTGTCAGTCAGCCTAAGTCGTGGGCCAGTCTTTTCCATGATTCTAAGTCCTCTTCCTCCTCGCCTGTGGCTTCTGTGGAAACTAAGTATTCCCTTCCTGCCACATCTCCCCTGGTCTCTGAAAAGCAGGCTGAAATCAAGGAAGGGCTTGTTCCAGTTTCAGAGGATCCTGTAGCCATAAAGATTGCAGAGTTACTGGAGAATGTAACCCTAATACATAAACCAGTTTCATTGCAACCCCGTGGACTGATCAACAAAGGAAACTGGTGCTACATTAATGCTACACTGCAGGCACTGGTTGCTTGCCCTCCGATGTATCACCTGATGAAGTTCATTCCTCTGTATTCAAAAGTGCAAAGACCTTGTACTTCAACACCCATGATAGACAGCTTTGTTCGGCTAATGAATGAGTTTACTAATATGCCAGTACCTCCAAAACCCAGACAAGCTCTTGGGGATAAAATCGTGAGGGATATCCGCCCTGGAGCTGCCTTTGAACCCACATATATTTATAGACTCCTGACAGTCATCAAGTCAAGCCTGTCTGAAAAGGGTCGACAAGAAGATGCCGAGGAATACTTGGGCTTCATTCTAAATGGACTTCATGAGGAAATGTTGAACCTAAAGAAACTTCTCTCACCAAATAATGATAAACTTCCTATTTCCAATGGACCCAAAAGCTACTCAGTTAATGAGGAAGAGCAGGAAGAACCCGGTGAAGGAAGTGAGGACGAATGGGAGCAAGTGGGCCCCAGAAATAAgacttcagtcactcgccaggcGGACTTCGTTCAGACCCCAATCACTggcatttttgggggacacatcaggtctgtggtttaccaGCAGAGTTCAAAAGAATCTGCCACCTTGCAGCCATTTTTCACGCTGCAGTTGGATATCCAGTCTGACAAGATCCGCACCGTCCAGGATGCATTGGAAAGCTTGGTGGCAAGAGAATCTGTCCAAGGTTATACCACAAAAACCAAACAAGAGGTGGAGATTAGCCGGAGGGTGACCCTGGAAAAGCTTCCTCCTGTCCTCGTGCTGCACCTGAAACGATTTGTTTATGAGAAGACTGGCGGATGTCAGAAGctcataaaaaatattgaatatccTGTGGACTTGGAAATTAGTAAAGAGCTGCTTTCTCCAggagttaaaaataagaattttaaatgccacaGAACCTATAGACTATTTGCAGTGGTCTACCATCATGGCAGCAGTGCGACGGGTGGTCACTACACTACGGACGTCTTCCAGATTGGTCTGAATGGCTGGCTGCGCATCGATGACCAGCTGGTCAAGGTGATTAACCAATACCAGGTGGTGAAGCCCGCTGCAGACCGCACAGCCTACCTCCTCTATTACCGCCGAGTGGACCTGCTGTAG
- the LOC132234967 gene encoding ubiquitin carboxyl-terminal hydrolase 10-like isoform X2, with translation MLWLSSPVNRYIFGDFSPDEFNQFFVTPRSSVELPPYNGSVLCGTQAADELPDGQEYQRIEFGVNEVIESNDTLQRTPNYSISSTLNPQAPEFILSCTTSKKTPDDIDKEANYSSIDCQYPGSALDLDGSSNAEAEVLENDGTSGGLGQRERKKKKKRPPGYYSYLKDGSEGNISPMVNGHASLTILNHICTEDVELMGDMPLLGTPRTCSSPQDSTDFVSGAVPGGSFPRALDSNARTAGPPEGCQGPNFEQSCLPAEADRDSLLRTAVAHPYVGTDTTENLGVTNGQILESLGEGSAANGMELHTVESTDSDPAKAESTSPPAEALASVAGTTPVSQPKSWASLFHDSKSSSSSPVASVETKYSLPATSPLVSEKQAEIKEGLVPVSEDPVAIKIAELLENVTLIHKPVSLQPRGLINKGNWCYINATLQALVACPPMYHLMKFIPLYSKVQRPCTSTPMIDSFVRLMNEFTNMPVPPKPRQALGDKIVRDIRPGAAFEPTYIYRLLTVIKSSLSEKGRQEDAEEYLGFILNGLHEEMLNLKKLLSPNNDKLPISNGPKSYSVNEEEQEEPGEGSEDEWEQVGPRNKTSVTRQADFVQTPITGIFGGHIRSVVYQQSSKESATLQPFFTLQLDIQSDKIRTVQDALESLVARESVQGYTTKTKQEWSTIMAAVRRVVTTLRTSSRLV, from the exons ATGCTGTGGTTGTCCTCTCCTGTGAATAGGTATATTTTTGGAGATTTTAGCCCTGATGAATTCAATCAATTCTTTGTGACTCCTCGCTCTTCAGTTGAGCTTCCTCCATACAATGGATCAGTTCTGTGTGGCACACAGGCTGCAGATGAACTACCTGATGGACAAGAATATCAGAGAATTGAGTTTGGTGTTAATGAAGTAATTGAATCCAATGACACTTTGCAGAGAACTCCCAACTACAGTATTTCAAGCACATTGAACCCTCAGGCCCCTGAATTTATTCTTAGTTGCACAACTTCCAAAAAGACCCCTGATGACATAGATAAAGAAGCCAACTACAGCTCCATTGACTGCCAGTACCCAGGCTCTGCCCTTGATCTGGATGGCAGTTCCAACGCAGAAGCGGAAGTTTTGGAAAACGATGGCACCTCGGGTGGTCTTGGACAAAGGGAgcgtaaaaagaagaaaaaacgtCCACCTGGATATTATAGTTACTTGAAAGATGGCAGCGAGGGTAATATTTCCCCCATGGTCAATGGCCATGCCAGTCTAACAATCCTGAACCACATATGCACAGAGGATGTAGAGTTGATGGGCGATATGCCCTTGCTGGGAACACCCAGGACTTGTAGCAGCCCTCAGGACTCCACAGACTTCGTCAGTGGCGCTGTGCCTGGAGGTTCTTTCCCTAGAGCCTTGGACAGCAATGCTAGGACTGCAGGGCCAcctgagggctgccaggggcCTAACTTTGAACAGTCCTGCCTTCCTGCAGAGGCTGACAGGGACAGCCTGTTGAGGACAGCTGTGGCTCACCCTTATGTTGGGACTGATACTACTGAAAACCTTGGCGTTACTAACGGACAAATACTTGAATCCTTGGGTGAGGGCTCAGCTGCCAATGGGATGGAGTTGCACACTGTCGAAAGCACGGACTCGGACCCAGCTAAGGCCGAGAGCACTTCCCCTCCCGCCGAGGCCCTGGCCTCTGTGGCGGGCACCACTCCTGTCAGTCAGCCTAAGTCGTGGGCCAGTCTTTTCCATGATTCTAAGTCCTCTTCCTCCTCGCCTGTGGCTTCTGTGGAAACTAAGTATTCCCTTCCTGCCACATCTCCCCTGGTCTCTGAAAAGCAGGCTGAAATCAAGGAAGGGCTTGTTCCAGTTTCAGAGGATCCTGTAGCCATAAAGATTGCAGAGTTACTGGAGAATGTAACCCTAATACATAAACCAGTTTCATTGCAACCCCGTGGACTGATCAACAAAGGAAACTGGTGCTACATTAATGCTACACTGCAGGCACTGGTTGCTTGCCCTCCGATGTATCACCTGATGAAGTTCATTCCTCTGTATTCAAAAGTGCAAAGACCTTGTACTTCAACACCCATGATAGACAGCTTTGTTCGGCTAATGAATGAGTTTACTAATATGCCAGTACCTCCAAAACCCAGACAAGCTCTTGGGGATAAAATCGTGAGGGATATCCGCCCTGGAGCTGCCTTTGAACCCACATATATTTATAGACTCCTGACAGTCATCAAGTCAAGCCTGTCTGAAAAGGGTCGACAAGAAGATGCCGAGGAATACTTGGGCTTCATTCTAAATGGACTTCATGAGGAAATGTTGAACCTAAAGAAACTTCTCTCACCAAATAATGATAAACTTCCTATTTCCAATGGACCCAAAAGCTACTCAGTTAATGAGGAAGAGCAGGAAGAACCCGGTGAAGGAAGTGAGGACGAATGGGAGCAAGTGGGCCCCAGAAATAAgacttcagtcactcgccaggcGGACTTCGTTCAGACCCCAATCACTggcatttttgggggacacatcaggtctgtggtttaccaGCAGAGTTCAAAAGAATCTGCCACCTTGCAGCCATTTTTCACGCTGCAGTTGGATATCCAGTCTGACAAGATCCGCACCGTCCAGGATGCATTGGAAAGCTTGGTGGCAAGAGAATCTGTCCAAGGTTATACCACAAAAACCAAACAAGAG TGGTCTACCATCATGGCAGCAGTGCGACGGGTGGTCACTACACTACGGACGTCTTCCAGATTGGTCTGA